One window of the Marinilactibacillus sp. Marseille-P9653 genome contains the following:
- a CDS encoding Crp/Fnr family transcriptional regulator, which yields MEQNQCCHHQHGHAECIRIVPIFNHLEDSQMDLIAESAKTLHLKKGEMLFRADQEDDTLYIINSGKARIYRLSDSGKEQLVRILNPGDFTGEVAIFQPGSIHENYAEALQNTSICLIKRGDLQKYLVEYPQISLKILSEVTMRLKDSEKQTTQVAIENVETRIISFLAENIEKGSGNSPTIILPMSKKDLASYLGTTPETISRKFTTLEELGLIKQLPKKKIKIMDLDQLLLHTE from the coding sequence TTGGAACAAAACCAATGTTGTCATCACCAACATGGACATGCAGAATGTATTCGTATTGTTCCCATTTTCAACCATTTGGAAGACTCACAAATGGATTTGATTGCGGAATCTGCCAAGACACTTCATCTTAAAAAAGGGGAAATGTTATTCCGTGCAGATCAGGAAGATGATACCTTATATATTATCAATTCAGGTAAGGCTCGGATTTACCGCTTATCGGATTCTGGAAAAGAACAACTTGTTCGCATTTTAAATCCTGGTGATTTTACAGGTGAAGTCGCCATTTTCCAACCTGGAAGTATTCATGAGAATTATGCGGAAGCACTACAAAATACATCTATTTGTTTAATTAAACGAGGTGATTTACAGAAGTATTTGGTGGAATATCCGCAGATCTCATTAAAAATACTGTCAGAAGTAACGATGCGTTTAAAGGATTCTGAAAAACAAACCACACAAGTAGCGATTGAAAATGTAGAAACCCGCATTATATCCTTTTTAGCTGAGAATATTGAAAAGGGAAGTGGCAATAGTCCAACGATTATCTTACCAATGTCCAAAAAGGATTTAGCCTCGTATCTTGGTACCACACCAGAAACAATCAGCCGTAAATTTACTACTCTAGAAGAACTTGGATTGATTAAACAGTTACCGAAAAAGAAAATTAAAATAATGGATTTAGATCAATTGTTACTTCATACTGAATAA